A region of Mugil cephalus isolate CIBA_MC_2020 chromosome 3, CIBA_Mcephalus_1.1, whole genome shotgun sequence DNA encodes the following proteins:
- the LOC125004910 gene encoding C5a anaphylatoxin chemotactic receptor 1: protein MAANQSVSSSSSIWDSDVSRGIQFTVTLVIFLVGVPLNGLVVWALGFRSRRIRMRRGSGEETRAASSFRVYVLNLALADLVLLLRTPLMLGYLINYSWPFGEVFCHVIMFLRGLGLYASAFLLCAVALERCLCLLRPVWARLKRPYWAVPLVCGILWTMATGLSAPYLYFAVLQEFKNGTYHCLESGGFNMGLFVTETVAGFMLPLLVFLGSNLAVFLTLKQSVPLTPTSPTSPSIARKMTRMYQVLFITMLLFLTCWVPYFVCRFLQALSIGNPKLSKNAFYGKYISLYLVYIKCALNPVLYVFAARGLGRAIKASLLSTVERLFNDESSESIRRKSLKNSQM, encoded by the exons ATGGCAGCGAACCAGTCTGtgagcagctccagcagcattTGGGACTCGGACGTTTCGAGAGGAATCCAATTTACAGTCACTCTCGTCATCTTCCTG GTGGGCGTACCGCTGAACGGCCTGGTGGTTTGGGCGCTTGGGTTTCGGAGCCGTCGGATCCGGATGCGCAGGGGCAGCGGCGAGGAGACGCGTGCGGCCAGCAGCTTCAGAGTCTACGTGCTGAACCTGGCCCTGGCCGACTTGGTGCTCCTCCTGCGGACCCCCCTCATGTTGGGCTATCTGATTAACTACAGCTGGCCATTCGGAGAGGTCTTCTGCCACGTGATCATGTTCCTTCGAGGGCTGGGATTGTACGCCTCCGCTTTCCTGCTCTGTGCTGTGGCCCTGGAGCGATGCTTGTGTCTGCTGAGGCCCGTGTGGGCTCGACTGAAAAGGCCTTACTGGGCCGTTCCTCTGGTCTGTGGCATCTTGTGGACAATGGCCACTGGTCTGTCTGCCCCGTACCTTTATTTCGCTGTCCTGCAAGAATTCAAAAACGGAACGTACCACTGCCTGGAGAGCGGAGGCTTCAACATGGGTTTGTTTGTTACGGAAACTGTGGCAGGTTTCATGTTGCCCCTGCTTGTGTTCCTGGGAAGTAACCTGGCAGTCTTCCTTACTCTTAAGCAATCAGTGCCCTTAACACCaacctcccccacctccccgtCAATTGCTCGTAAGATGACTAGGATGTACCAAGTGCTCTTCATCACCATGCTCCTTTTCCTCACCTGCTGGGTGCCCTATTTTGTTTGTCGGTTCTTGCAGGCCTTGTCCATTGGAAACCCCAAATTAtctaaaaatgcattttatggcAAATACATATCGCTGTACTTGGTGTACATAAAATGCGCCCTCAACCCCGTGCTGTACGTGTTTGCTGCCAGAGGCTTAGGACGGGCTATCAAAGCTTCACTCCTTTCCACAGTCGAACGGCTTTTCAACGACGAGTCATCAGAGTCCATACGAAGGAAGTCACTCAAGAACTCGCAAATGTAG
- the mrpl16 gene encoding 39S ribosomal protein L16, mitochondrial, protein MNYLLKAVVGGLNGVCGAHGHQQGSLHSCLKIITAGMKTYVIPPDYSDVVLPEKPKLKFMNKAPNFKNPKKMFRRLRDIQGPTKGGQNFTTGQYGIVAFGGGYLHFGHIEMMRLTINRKMDARTTFAKWRFNPPNKPITRKSLGHRMGGGKGAIDHYVTPIRSGRLIVEVGGKVELAEVESILTEVAKKLPFPAKVVSRESLAAMRQEQAEREQNNQNPWTFKRIAQGNMLGIRRVLSPLDLRHQGRFTGKFYFPDRV, encoded by the exons ATGAATTACCTCCTTAAAGCGGTTGTCGGCGGATTGAACGGTGTCTGTGGAGCCCATGGTCACCAACAAG GTTCTTTGCACAGCTGTTTGAAAATTATCACCGCAGGGATGAAGACATATGTAATCCCTCCAGACTACAGTG ATGTGGTGCTGCCGGAAAAACCCAAGTTGAAGTTTATGAACAAGGCGCCTAACTTTAAAAACCCCAAGAAAATGTTCAGGAGACTTCGGGATATCCAAGGCCCAACTAAGGGAGGACAGAACTTCACTACCGGACAATATGGTATTGTG GCTTTCGGTGGGGGATACCTCCATTTTGGTCACATAGAGATGATGCGTCTTACCATCAATCGTAAAATGGATGCCAGGACGACCTTTGCCAAGTGGCGCTTTAATCCTCCGAATAAGCCCATCACACGGAAAAGCCTGGGCCACCGCATGGGTGGGGGCAAAGGAGCCATCGACCATTATGTGACGCCAATTCGTAGCGGCCGTTTGATTGTGGAGGTGGGCGGAAAGGTGGAGCTGGCGGAGGTGGAGAGCATTTTGACTGAAGTGGCAAAGAAGCTGCCCTTCCCTGCCAAG gTTGTGAGCCGAGAGAGCTTGGCAGCCATGAGACAGGAGCAGGCGGAAAGGGAGCAGAACAACCAGAATCCTTGGACCTTTAAACGTATAGCGCAGGGCAACATGCTGGGTATCAGAAGAGTGCTCAGCCCCTTAGACCTGCGCCACCAAGGACGCTTCACGGGCAAATTCTACTTCCCAGACAGGGTGTGA
- the txnl4b gene encoding thioredoxin-like protein 4B, with the protein MSLFLPKLTCKKDIDEVIKGVAEKVVVLRFGRDEDSVCLQIDEILSKTAHDLSNMASIYIVDVDKAPIYTRYFDISYIPSTVFFFNGQHMKVDYGSPDHTKFVGSFKTKQDFKDLIEVIYRGAMRGKMIVQSPIDPQNIPKYDLLYHGI; encoded by the exons atgagtttgtttttgccCAAATTAACTTGCAAAAAAGACATAGATGAAGTTATCAAAGGCGTCGCGGAAAAGGTCGTGGTTTTGAGGTTTGGCAGAGACGAAGACTCGGTTTGTCTGCAGATCGATGAAATT ctgtcaAAAACTGCGCACGACTTGAGCAACATGGCTTCCATCTACATCGTGGACGTGGATAAAGCTCCCATCTACACACGATATTTTGACATCAGTTACATCCCCTCcactgttttcttcttcaacGGGCAGCACATGAAAGTGGATTATGG TTCTCCAGATCACACCAAGTTCGTCGGCAGCTTCAAGACCAAGCAAGATTTCAAGGACCTTATCGAAGTGATCTACAGAGGAGCCATGCGAGGGAAAATGATTGTTCAGAGTCCAATAGATCCGCAAAATATTCCCAAATATGATCTTCTCTACCACGGGATTTAG
- the LOC125004911 gene encoding centromere protein Q, whose translation MKPVRGSDRAPSKAPKSKHKKKTEEKPGATTTQDQESNGKKIMQRKSAQKRKAEGDSSSLLNKVKVQDNWKPMSRSSIIALENILDLSILATLPLRQTNKKESQEHLNIMKKSFLAQCEQLRVPVQKLKDLEHSSRRHQEETKKSVLAKKTLTKLEEGLKTVGRDLERTEEQNVSLQHSCSILRDQVEEEVDRAEKMLLTTEQAVLSLPPLPAREDETTLEARLSEMIPDGVAEATARKLGKILQQPEADRDDQVLLLQAQKHAARLFSPGSIYNRGALSSAGT comes from the exons ATGAAACCTGTGCGAGGTTCTGACCGGGCACCATCAAAAGCACCCAAAtcaaaacacaagaagaagacagaggagaaaccTGGGGCAACAACTAcacag GACCAGGAGTCCAATGGCAAGAAGATCATGCAACGTAAATCAGCACAGAAGAGGAAAG CTGAGGGAGATTCGTCTTCACTCCTCAACAAAGTCAAAGTTCAGGACAACTGGAAGCCGATGTCAAGGTCCTCCATCATTGCTCTGGAGAACATATTGGACTTATCAAtact CGCAACTCTTCCTTTGAGGCAAACGAATAAGAAAGAGAGCCAGGAACACCTGAACATAATGAAGAAAAG cttcctTGCTCAATGCGAACAGCTCAGAGTCCCAGTGCAGAAACTCAAAGATTTAGAGCATTCATCTCGCCGACACCAGGAAGAGACCAAGAAGTCAGTGCTTGCAAAGAAGACTCTCACTAAATTGGAG GAAGGTTTGAAGACTGTGGGCCGTGATctggagaggacagaggagcagaaTGTGTCCTTACAGCATTCATGCAGTATCCTGAGAGACcaggtagaggaggaggtggaccgAGCTGAAAAG ATGTTACTAACAACAGAACAAGCAGTTCTCAGCCTTCCACCTCTCCCAGCACGAGAAGATGAAACAACATTAGAG GCCCGGTTGAGTGAGATGATACCAGATGGTGTCGCTGAGGCCACTGCCCGGAAACTGGGAAAAATCCTGCAGCAACCAGAGGCCGACCGGGATGACCAGGTGCTGCTTCTCCAGGCACAAAAACACGCTGCTCGGCTCTTCAGCCCTGGCTCCATATACAACCGTGGTGCACTTAGTTCAGCGGGAACGTAG